The Thermobifida halotolerans sequence TGTTCTGGCTGTTCGTCATCGGTGCCGTGCTTTTTGTGGCGACCGCCATCTGGGGGGTGGTCCAAAAGCGCAACGGCTGACCGAGGGGCACGGAGCGGACCGACTCCGCGCCCCGCCCACCCCGAACACCGACGGTCTTGACCGATGCGGCCATGGCCTGCGGTTTCGGCCTTCTCGCGTCAAGAGCATCGG is a genomic window containing:
- a CDS encoding DUF4175 domain-containing protein produces the protein MLNLVLALLAIWLVLSILGLVIEGLFWLFVIGAVLFVATAIWGVVQKRNG